The following proteins are encoded in a genomic region of Micrococcaceae bacterium Sec5.8:
- a CDS encoding cytochrome: protein MTAPLLAHATDYGRMYARSTSEQFSVPSITTVIGQQPHGLDGWFGYMGANSLAQDPTLPGILGSPAKVRQAVSRAAKAAETYRDDAAKRGDRVHNYCEQVALRALGRPHHMKETREALAANGEEAFAARFDEWWELFQVEPIAPEITVWNKTVGYAGTLDLVAKINGRTCLIDYKTKGTSRDGTVKPLDDKVVMQLVAGMKAEESLVDPVAGEWEAWQHGESPILLAVAIGQTEVRPLRANPEVLKHHWWKFCALRRVWEMSADTTAAGTALLPLLPPPINR, encoded by the coding sequence ATGACCGCCCCACTTCTTGCCCACGCCACGGACTACGGCCGGATGTATGCGCGCTCCACGTCAGAGCAGTTCTCCGTACCCTCCATCACCACGGTGATCGGGCAGCAGCCCCACGGGTTGGACGGCTGGTTCGGGTACATGGGAGCGAACAGCCTGGCCCAGGATCCAACGCTTCCTGGCATCCTCGGCAGTCCTGCGAAAGTCCGCCAGGCGGTGAGTCGAGCGGCTAAAGCAGCGGAGACCTACCGTGACGATGCCGCGAAGCGCGGTGACCGGGTGCATAACTACTGTGAGCAAGTTGCGCTGCGGGCTCTTGGCCGTCCGCACCACATGAAGGAAACCCGGGAGGCCCTGGCCGCCAACGGAGAAGAAGCTTTTGCTGCGCGTTTCGACGAGTGGTGGGAGCTTTTCCAGGTGGAGCCGATCGCACCGGAAATCACGGTCTGGAATAAGACCGTCGGCTATGCCGGCACCCTTGACCTCGTGGCCAAGATCAACGGCCGGACCTGCCTGATCGACTACAAGACCAAGGGCACCAGCCGGGACGGCACGGTTAAACCGTTGGATGACAAGGTGGTTATGCAGCTCGTGGCCGGCATGAAGGCCGAGGAAAGCCTGGTGGATCCGGTGGCAGGGGAATGGGAAGCCTGGCAGCACGGCGAATCGCCAATTCTGCTGGCCGTTGCCATCGGACAAACGGAGGTGCGGCCGCTGCGGGCCAACCCCGAAGTCCTGAAACACCACTGGTGGAAGTTCTGCGCCCTGCGCCGGGTCTGGGAGATGTCTGCGGACACCACAGCCGCCGGAACCGCTTTGCTCCCGCTGCTGCCGCCGCCCATCAACCGCTAA